A genomic stretch from Thauera sp. GDN1 includes:
- a CDS encoding Hpt domain-containing protein encodes MTYATAPDLGSLTWVKGEIDAALERAREILDQGSADGTPSGLQFARTHVHQVRGALAIVGLDGLTQFADTLEQLLGEMAREAIPADAPTRALVRRALAVIGNYLEELAHGAPDQPLRLAEPYLALAAARGQADASPVDLFTPDLSRRPPAREAGAEPATPEAAALILRSARSRFERGLLEWLRKGTAGDGARAMREAIAEIEAQQHNPAARSLWWASLAFYDALIDGSLQPEPAIMRLCTQIDAQFRRLLAGTPAAPDRLLRELLYRIAHCPVTTEQQRAVRACWELDALLPEAGAAVSGTPSAPLLDTLHRQLANAREQWDDFCTGTAVALARFEDAIAAMEAPLAPLGRPATQALVTGVLDFTRWLRRDPLLFADAAAMEVATALLLLEAGLERRPPASGFGARVEAVQQRLQALQRGETPAAEADAATLAGAAAAQDKALLEQLSKEMLASLAQVEQALDDFFRNPARREALQRLHQPLQQISGALSVLGEGEALALVRDAAARIAALGDEDSAAGQAEFEALAHQLSALGFHLEALPRGGSALQDLLDSRPQAPLPTPAPTPQGAQAEAESLVEPAVAEPIAVEAAVAAPAAATAPESALPAVEDAVPTEPVATADTAAATESAAEALALAADADEDETAITLIEDLEDLEDLENLEELESPGAVLESAAPPAPSVAAPVTAAATIAEPEVDAELLAIFLEEAGEVLASLRDRLQGLRAAPAATDELVTIRRGFHTLKGSGRMVGLAQLGDTAWAVEQTLNRWLQLDWPVTPTLLAFIDAGEQLFSTWIERLRGAEAEPVDTARLVAEAERLCAADTPAFEAPAAPQATEVPSAAPSALAASEDADWSYEAMLDETWNLADADAADELVLLEMPASEEPAFNMPAAADAAATAPAPTEIDAWPEVPELPAITAFGLADEDIGFAIDDEFDLPAAPTADTVPAAATTAAAGAHEPAPPVATEAPAIEEAPEVLRIGDIELSRALYELFCAEAAQHLDTLDAELHALRSAAPRPPSSAALRAAHTLAGIAGTAHISAMHQLGRALENALERLIDATSAAHANDLALLADAAHTLRAMLVQVLEARLPKSSPELVAALDAAPRSAPAPQPEAATAPVMPPSPPLPAAPATPRRPAVAEPIPADDIDHALLPIFLEEAAETTGELHATLRRWRDLPGSAEPARGIARLLHSLKGSARMAGAMGLGALLHQLESRLEDGVSAQEAPAALVDELTLGLDRCEQLIDALALGEPAAPAAAAIEIAGEVPAAAASSEAERSEEAEALSSPTLRVRAELVDRFVNQAGEIGVARSRINGELRTLRRSLLDLTENVIRLRSQLREVEIQAEVQMQSRIALAGGHQADFDPLELDRYTRLQELTRMMAESVNDVTTVQQNLLQNLDGADLALNSQARMARELQQGLMQVRMLPFDSLASRLYRVVRQSARELGKRATLDLRGGRIEIDRSVLEQMAAPLEHLLRNAVAHGIEAPAERAAAGKPESGSIVLTVSQEGNEIAIEIADDGAGLDLDRIAARARERGLIGAHEQPDERRLTNLIFVSGFSTASELSAVSGRGVGMDVVKAQTAAAGGRVDVSTRHGAGTRFHLRLPLTLAVTQALLVESGGRTWAVPSNMIVQALELKPDALGKLQDEYGLDWQGERFPYRYLPRLLGDREARPVEQRYNWVLLLRAGAQTLALHVDGLRGNQEIIVKNAGPQLTRIVGMSGATVLGDGEIVLILNPVALASRSLAQEDAGELGDTPASEAPAPLHLPTVMVVDDSLTVRKITGRLLEREGYRVLTAKDGVDALEQLIDTVPDVVLSDIEMPRMDGFDLVRNIRADARLKHLPVIMITSRLAEKHRRYAEEVGASHYLGKPYQEEALLALVAGYTRAKARAVADLVATA; translated from the coding sequence ATGACATACGCCACCGCGCCGGACCTGGGGTCGCTGACCTGGGTCAAGGGCGAGATCGACGCTGCACTCGAGCGCGCCCGCGAGATCCTCGACCAGGGCAGCGCCGACGGCACCCCCTCGGGCCTGCAGTTCGCCCGCACCCATGTGCATCAGGTGCGCGGCGCGCTGGCCATCGTCGGCCTCGACGGCCTGACCCAGTTCGCCGACACGCTCGAGCAGCTGCTCGGCGAGATGGCCCGCGAGGCGATACCTGCCGACGCCCCCACGCGCGCGCTGGTGCGGCGCGCGCTGGCGGTGATCGGCAACTATCTGGAAGAGCTCGCCCACGGCGCGCCCGACCAGCCCCTGCGCCTGGCCGAGCCCTACCTGGCGCTGGCGGCCGCGCGCGGCCAGGCCGACGCCAGCCCGGTCGACCTGTTCACTCCCGACCTGTCGCGCCGCCCGCCCGCGCGTGAAGCCGGCGCCGAGCCGGCCACGCCCGAGGCCGCAGCACTGATCCTGCGCAGCGCGCGCAGCCGCTTCGAGCGCGGCCTGCTGGAATGGCTGCGCAAGGGCACGGCCGGCGATGGCGCGCGTGCGATGCGCGAGGCGATCGCCGAGATCGAGGCGCAACAGCACAATCCCGCGGCACGCAGCCTGTGGTGGGCGAGCCTGGCCTTCTACGACGCGCTGATCGACGGCAGCCTGCAGCCGGAGCCCGCGATCATGCGCCTGTGCACCCAGATCGACGCCCAGTTCCGCCGCCTGCTGGCGGGCACGCCCGCGGCGCCCGACCGCCTGCTGCGCGAGCTGCTGTACCGGATCGCGCACTGCCCGGTCACCACCGAACAACAGCGCGCGGTACGCGCATGCTGGGAGCTCGACGCCCTGCTACCCGAGGCCGGGGCGGCGGTCAGCGGCACGCCCAGCGCCCCCCTGCTCGACACCCTCCACCGTCAGCTCGCGAACGCGCGCGAGCAGTGGGACGACTTCTGCACCGGCACCGCGGTGGCGCTAGCGCGCTTCGAGGACGCGATCGCGGCGATGGAAGCCCCGCTGGCGCCGCTCGGTCGCCCCGCGACGCAAGCCCTGGTGACGGGCGTGCTCGACTTCACCCGCTGGCTGCGCCGCGACCCGCTGCTGTTCGCGGATGCGGCCGCGATGGAAGTCGCGACCGCGCTGCTGCTGCTCGAGGCCGGCCTCGAACGCCGCCCGCCGGCATCCGGTTTCGGCGCCCGGGTCGAGGCCGTGCAGCAGCGGCTGCAGGCCCTGCAGCGCGGCGAGACCCCGGCCGCGGAAGCGGACGCCGCCACCCTCGCCGGCGCCGCCGCGGCACAGGACAAGGCCCTGCTCGAGCAACTGTCGAAGGAGATGCTCGCCAGCCTCGCCCAGGTCGAACAGGCACTCGACGACTTCTTCCGCAATCCGGCGCGGCGCGAAGCCCTGCAACGCCTGCACCAACCGCTGCAGCAGATCAGCGGTGCGTTGAGCGTGCTGGGCGAGGGCGAGGCGCTCGCCCTCGTGCGCGATGCGGCAGCCCGCATCGCCGCCCTCGGCGACGAGGACAGCGCCGCCGGCCAGGCCGAATTCGAAGCCCTGGCCCACCAGCTCTCCGCGCTCGGCTTCCACCTCGAAGCCCTGCCACGCGGCGGCTCGGCCTTGCAGGACCTGCTCGACAGCCGGCCGCAAGCGCCGCTTCCGACGCCGGCCCCCACCCCCCAGGGTGCGCAGGCAGAGGCCGAGTCCCTCGTCGAGCCCGCAGTTGCCGAACCCATCGCTGTCGAAGCCGCAGTTGCCGCGCCGGCAGCCGCAACCGCCCCGGAGAGCGCCCTGCCTGCCGTCGAGGACGCGGTCCCGACCGAACCGGTGGCCACGGCCGATACCGCAGCCGCGACCGAATCCGCTGCGGAAGCGCTGGCGCTCGCCGCGGATGCAGACGAGGACGAGACTGCGATCACGCTGATCGAGGACCTCGAAGATCTCGAGGACCTGGAAAACCTGGAAGAGCTCGAGTCCCCCGGCGCGGTGCTCGAATCCGCAGCCCCGCCGGCCCCGTCCGTGGCTGCGCCGGTTACGGCTGCCGCCACGATCGCCGAGCCGGAAGTCGATGCCGAACTGCTGGCCATCTTCCTCGAGGAAGCGGGCGAGGTCCTCGCCAGCCTGCGCGACCGCCTGCAGGGGCTGCGCGCCGCCCCGGCCGCGACCGACGAGCTGGTGACGATCCGGCGCGGCTTCCACACCCTCAAGGGCAGCGGCCGCATGGTCGGGCTCGCGCAGCTCGGCGACACCGCCTGGGCGGTGGAGCAGACGCTCAACCGCTGGCTGCAGCTCGACTGGCCGGTGACCCCCACCCTGCTCGCCTTCATCGACGCCGGCGAGCAGCTCTTCTCGACCTGGATCGAGCGCCTGCGCGGCGCCGAGGCCGAGCCGGTGGACACCGCCCGGCTGGTGGCCGAGGCCGAACGCCTGTGCGCTGCGGACACGCCTGCGTTCGAGGCGCCCGCCGCCCCGCAGGCGACCGAGGTCCCGAGCGCAGCCCCTTCGGCGCTTGCCGCGTCCGAGGACGCCGACTGGTCCTACGAGGCCATGCTCGACGAGACCTGGAACCTCGCCGACGCCGACGCCGCGGACGAACTCGTCCTGCTCGAGATGCCGGCATCCGAAGAGCCGGCATTCAACATGCCGGCGGCGGCCGATGCGGCAGCGACGGCGCCTGCGCCGACGGAAATCGATGCCTGGCCCGAAGTGCCGGAACTGCCGGCGATCACCGCCTTCGGCCTGGCGGACGAGGACATCGGCTTCGCGATCGACGACGAATTCGACCTGCCCGCTGCACCCACTGCCGACACCGTCCCGGCTGCGGCAACGACGGCGGCGGCCGGCGCGCACGAGCCGGCCCCGCCCGTCGCCACCGAAGCGCCCGCCATCGAGGAAGCGCCCGAGGTGCTGCGGATCGGAGACATCGAACTGTCGCGCGCGCTCTACGAGCTGTTCTGCGCCGAAGCCGCCCAGCACCTCGACACCCTCGATGCCGAGCTGCACGCCTTGCGCAGCGCTGCGCCGCGACCGCCGTCAAGCGCCGCCCTGCGCGCCGCGCACACCCTCGCCGGCATCGCCGGCACCGCCCACATCTCGGCGATGCACCAGCTCGGGCGGGCCCTGGAGAACGCACTCGAGCGCCTGATCGACGCCACCTCCGCGGCGCACGCGAACGACCTGGCGCTGCTCGCCGACGCGGCACACACGCTGCGCGCGATGCTGGTCCAGGTCCTGGAAGCGCGACTGCCCAAGTCCAGCCCCGAGCTGGTCGCCGCGCTCGACGCCGCGCCGCGGTCGGCCCCGGCGCCGCAGCCCGAAGCCGCAACCGCGCCGGTCATGCCGCCTTCCCCGCCGCTGCCGGCCGCCCCCGCCACGCCCAGACGCCCTGCGGTTGCCGAACCCATACCCGCGGACGACATCGACCACGCCCTGCTGCCGATCTTCCTCGAGGAGGCGGCGGAGACGACCGGGGAGCTGCACGCGACCCTGCGCCGCTGGCGCGACCTGCCCGGCAGCGCCGAGCCGGCGCGCGGCATCGCCCGCCTGCTGCATTCGCTCAAGGGCAGCGCACGCATGGCCGGCGCGATGGGCCTGGGCGCCCTGCTGCATCAGCTCGAGTCCCGGCTCGAGGACGGCGTCTCCGCGCAGGAGGCGCCGGCCGCGCTGGTCGATGAACTCACGCTCGGCCTCGATCGCTGCGAGCAGTTGATCGACGCGCTGGCGCTCGGCGAGCCTGCGGCGCCTGCCGCGGCCGCGATCGAGATCGCCGGCGAAGTCCCCGCGGCCGCTGCGTCCTCCGAGGCGGAGCGCAGCGAGGAGGCCGAGGCCCTGAGCAGCCCGACGCTGCGCGTGCGCGCCGAGCTGGTCGACCGCTTCGTCAACCAGGCCGGCGAGATCGGCGTCGCGCGCAGCCGCATCAACGGCGAACTGCGCACGTTGCGGCGCTCGCTGCTCGACCTCACCGAAAACGTCATCCGCCTGCGCAGCCAGCTGCGCGAGGTCGAGATCCAGGCCGAGGTGCAGATGCAGTCGCGCATCGCCCTGGCGGGCGGCCACCAGGCCGACTTCGACCCGCTCGAGCTCGACCGCTACACCCGCCTGCAGGAACTGACGCGGATGATGGCCGAGAGCGTCAACGACGTCACCACGGTGCAGCAGAACCTGCTGCAGAACCTGGACGGCGCCGACCTCGCCCTCAACAGCCAGGCGCGCATGGCGCGCGAGCTGCAGCAGGGCCTGATGCAGGTGCGCATGCTGCCCTTCGACAGCCTCGCCAGCCGCCTCTACCGCGTGGTGCGCCAGAGCGCACGCGAGCTCGGCAAGCGCGCCACGCTCGACCTGCGCGGCGGCCGCATCGAGATCGACCGCAGCGTGCTGGAGCAGATGGCGGCGCCGCTCGAGCACCTGCTGCGCAACGCGGTGGCGCACGGCATCGAGGCGCCCGCCGAGCGTGCTGCCGCCGGCAAGCCCGAGAGCGGCAGCATCGTGCTGACGGTGAGCCAGGAAGGCAACGAGATCGCGATCGAGATCGCGGACGACGGCGCCGGCCTCGACCTCGACCGGATCGCCGCCCGCGCCCGCGAGCGCGGCCTGATCGGTGCGCACGAGCAGCCCGACGAGCGCCGTCTGACCAACCTGATCTTCGTCTCCGGCTTCAGCACCGCGAGCGAACTCTCGGCGGTGTCCGGCCGCGGCGTCGGCATGGACGTGGTTAAGGCGCAGACCGCCGCCGCCGGTGGTCGGGTCGACGTATCCACCCGGCACGGCGCAGGCACCCGCTTCCACCTCCGCCTGCCGCTGACGCTGGCGGTCACCCAGGCCCTGCTGGTGGAGTCCGGCGGGCGCACCTGGGCGGTGCCCTCGAACATGATCGTGCAGGCGCTGGAGCTCAAACCCGACGCGCTGGGCAAGCTGCAGGACGAGTACGGCCTCGACTGGCAGGGCGAACGCTTCCCCTACCGCTACCTGCCGCGCCTGCTCGGCGATCGCGAGGCGCGACCGGTCGAGCAACGCTACAACTGGGTACTGCTGCTGCGCGCGGGCGCGCAGACGCTGGCGCTGCACGTCGACGGCCTGCGCGGCAACCAGGAAATCATCGTCAAGAACGCCGGGCCGCAGCTCACCCGCATCGTCGGCATGTCGGGCGCCACCGTGCTCGGCGACGGCGAGATCGTGCTGATCCTGAACCCGGTCGCGCTCGCCAGCCGCAGCCTGGCGCAGGAAGACGCCGGCGAGCTGGGCGACACCCCGGCGAGCGAGGCTCCGGCGCCGCTGCACCTGCCCACGGTGATGGTGGTGGACGACTCGCTGACCGTGCGCAAGATCACCGGCCGTCTGCTCGAGCGCGAAGGCTACCGCGTGCTCACCGCCAAGGACGGCGTCGATGCGCTCGAGCAGCTGATCGACACCGTGCCCGACGTCGTGCTGTCGGACATCGAGATGCCGCGCATGGACGGCTTCGACCTCGTCCGCAACATTCGCGCCGACGCCCGCCTGAAGCATCTGCCGGTGATCATGATCACCTCGCGCCTGGCGGAGAAGCACCGCCGCTATGCCGAGGAAGTCGGCGCCAGCCACTATCTCGGCAAGCCCTACCAGGAAGAGGCGCTGCTGGCGCTGGTGGCGGGCTACACGCGGGCAAAGGCGCGCGCGGTAGCGGACCTGGTCGCGACGGCCTGA
- a CDS encoding methyl-accepting chemotaxis protein, protein MALKLFASKQARADAGAAETPTIIETGERQRAPAKAAATAAGGGRLRTFGLLFAVFASASAGMLLYQMRASAHTTLQVGAASELQTLSQQIAKAAQLARRGNAAAVTELKQTRSRFTELLQTLDAGGSFSGVELPPVRGETRPALQALGESWQRTAVSTGQLVEQGGIFVALASAVESINADNVPLFASTDKLVRSLLDNGAAAEAIGAAYGVITHAQRATGHANALMLAEAPNPDVAANLATEANRLRELLARLKQGTADTPHQDLFSDLEADAGSTLLAINSIVAGTHPLMQAKQAATDIALDSTPLLERSAAVTEALTRSASGFGPLHLGAAASAVLALLSLLLMARAYGADLATRRLETEQQRQRAEDERNLTQQAILRLMNEMGDLADGDLTVRATVTEDITGAIADSVNYTIEELSVLVSRINDAASRVTAATESAQHTSTELLAATERQSREIEEAGATAERMAQSMTDSSERALQSAQVARRSLDAARKGAGAVENTIRGMNDIRSQIQETAKRIKRLGESSQEIGEIVELISDITEQTNVLALNAAIQAASAGEAGRGFTVVAEEVQRLAERSAEATKQIAAIVKTIQTDTQDAVGAMENATRNVVEGAQLSDAAGQALAEIGEVSMETARLIERISEDTQSQAAVADRVAATMKGILAVTEQTSLGTRQTAVSIGQLAELAVELKGSVSGFKV, encoded by the coding sequence ATGGCCCTGAAACTTTTCGCCAGCAAGCAGGCCCGCGCCGACGCAGGCGCAGCGGAAACCCCCACCATCATCGAGACCGGCGAGCGCCAGCGCGCGCCGGCCAAGGCCGCGGCGACGGCTGCGGGCGGCGGCCGGCTGCGAACCTTCGGCCTGCTGTTCGCCGTGTTCGCGAGCGCCAGCGCCGGCATGCTGCTCTACCAGATGCGGGCGTCGGCGCACACGACCCTGCAGGTGGGCGCAGCGAGCGAACTGCAGACGCTGTCCCAGCAGATCGCCAAGGCCGCGCAGCTCGCCCGTCGCGGGAATGCGGCGGCGGTGACCGAGCTCAAGCAGACCCGCAGCCGCTTCACCGAACTGCTGCAGACCCTCGACGCGGGCGGCAGCTTCTCGGGCGTCGAACTGCCGCCGGTGCGCGGCGAGACCCGTCCGGCGCTGCAGGCCCTGGGCGAATCCTGGCAGCGGACGGCGGTCAGCACCGGCCAGCTCGTCGAGCAGGGCGGAATCTTCGTCGCGCTCGCGTCCGCGGTGGAGTCGATCAACGCCGACAACGTCCCGCTGTTCGCCAGCACCGACAAGCTCGTCCGCAGCCTGCTCGACAACGGCGCGGCGGCGGAGGCGATCGGCGCGGCGTACGGCGTGATCACCCACGCCCAGCGCGCAACCGGCCACGCCAATGCGCTGATGCTGGCCGAGGCACCCAACCCCGACGTCGCCGCGAACCTGGCCACCGAGGCCAACCGCCTGCGCGAGCTTCTCGCCCGGCTCAAGCAGGGCACGGCGGACACGCCGCACCAGGACCTGTTCAGCGACCTCGAGGCCGACGCGGGATCCACGCTGCTCGCCATCAACAGCATCGTCGCCGGCACGCACCCGCTGATGCAGGCCAAGCAGGCTGCGACCGACATCGCCCTCGACTCGACGCCGCTGCTCGAGCGCAGCGCCGCGGTCACCGAAGCGCTCACCCGCAGCGCCAGCGGCTTCGGCCCGCTGCACCTCGGCGCCGCGGCCAGCGCCGTGCTCGCCCTGCTGTCCCTGCTGCTGATGGCGCGCGCCTACGGCGCCGACCTGGCCACGCGCCGCCTCGAAACCGAGCAGCAGCGCCAGCGCGCCGAGGACGAGCGCAACCTCACCCAGCAGGCGATCCTGCGCCTGATGAACGAGATGGGCGACCTCGCCGACGGCGACCTCACCGTACGCGCCACCGTCACCGAGGACATCACCGGCGCCATCGCCGACTCGGTCAACTACACCATCGAGGAGCTCTCGGTGCTCGTGAGCCGCATCAACGACGCCGCCTCGCGCGTGACCGCCGCCACCGAATCGGCCCAGCACACCTCGACCGAACTGCTGGCCGCCACCGAGCGCCAGTCGCGGGAGATCGAGGAGGCCGGCGCCACCGCCGAGCGCATGGCGCAATCGATGACCGACTCCTCCGAACGCGCGCTGCAATCCGCCCAGGTGGCCCGCCGCTCGCTCGACGCCGCGCGCAAGGGCGCCGGCGCAGTGGAGAACACCATCCGCGGCATGAACGACATCCGCAGCCAGATCCAGGAGACCGCCAAGCGCATCAAGCGCCTGGGCGAGTCCTCGCAGGAGATCGGCGAGATCGTCGAGCTGATCTCGGACATCACCGAGCAGACCAACGTGCTCGCGCTCAACGCCGCCATCCAGGCCGCCTCCGCAGGCGAGGCCGGGCGCGGCTTCACGGTGGTCGCGGAAGAGGTGCAGCGCCTGGCCGAACGCTCCGCCGAGGCCACCAAGCAGATCGCCGCCATCGTCAAGACCATCCAGACCGACACCCAGGACGCGGTGGGCGCGATGGAGAACGCGACCCGCAACGTGGTCGAGGGGGCGCAGCTCTCCGACGCCGCCGGTCAGGCGCTGGCCGAGATCGGCGAAGTGTCGATGGAGACCGCCCGCCTGATCGAGCGCATCTCGGAAGACACCCAGAGCCAGGCGGCGGTCGCCGACCGCGTCGCGGCGACGATGAAGGGCATCCTCGCGGTCACCGAGCAGACCTCGCTCGGCACCCGTCAGACCGCGGTCTCGATCGGTCAGCTCGCCGAACTCGCGGTCGAGCTCAAGGGCTCGGTTTCGGGCTTCAAGGTCTGA
- a CDS encoding chemotaxis protein CheW: protein MARSSLREFQERLARRLADAKTAEHRGLLGFQCGGEHWLIPLADAGEILPPPPLSAVPLTRPWYRGLANVRGTLHGVIDFAQFNGQPPTPPAGRARLLLAGMRHGVHCALLVSASTGLRGQDDFERSTERDERPWVAGRLRDLQGRPWLLLDTARLLAQPSFLDAGIE from the coding sequence ATGGCCCGCAGCAGCCTGCGCGAATTCCAGGAGCGGCTCGCCCGCCGGCTCGCCGACGCGAAGACGGCGGAGCATCGCGGCCTGCTCGGCTTCCAGTGCGGCGGCGAGCACTGGCTGATCCCGCTCGCCGACGCGGGCGAGATCCTGCCCCCGCCGCCGCTGTCGGCCGTGCCGCTGACCCGCCCCTGGTATCGCGGCCTCGCCAACGTTCGCGGCACCCTGCACGGCGTGATCGACTTCGCGCAGTTCAACGGCCAGCCGCCGACGCCCCCCGCCGGGCGTGCGCGCCTGCTGCTGGCGGGCATGCGCCACGGCGTGCATTGCGCGCTGCTGGTGTCGGCCTCGACCGGCCTGCGTGGCCAGGACGACTTCGAGCGCAGCACCGAGCGCGACGAGCGCCCCTGGGTCGCCGGCCGCCTGCGCGACCTGCAGGGTCGGCCGTGGCTGCTGCTCGACACCGCCCGCCTGCTCGCCCAGCCGAGCTTCCTCGACGCCGGCATCGAGTGA
- a CDS encoding response regulator: MPINKILVVDDSPTERLALNDVLTRNGYNVITAETGEEAIARSEADRPDLILMDVVMPGMNGYQATRTISRKDATRGIPIIMCTSKGQETDKIWGMRQGAQAYLVKPVDHEELLARIRAMG; this comes from the coding sequence ATGCCGATCAACAAGATCCTCGTGGTGGACGACTCGCCCACCGAACGACTCGCCCTCAACGACGTGCTGACCCGCAACGGCTACAACGTCATCACCGCGGAAACCGGCGAGGAGGCCATCGCCCGCAGCGAGGCCGACAGGCCCGACCTGATCCTGATGGACGTGGTGATGCCGGGCATGAACGGCTACCAGGCCACGCGCACGATCTCGCGCAAGGACGCCACCCGCGGCATCCCGATCATCATGTGCACCAGCAAGGGCCAGGAGACCGACAAGATCTGGGGCATGCGCCAGGGCGCGCAGGCCTACCTGGTGAAGCCGGTGGACCACGAGGAACTCCTCGCCCGCATCCGGGCCATGGGCTGA
- a CDS encoding response regulator: MDIAGLKVMVIDDSNTIRRSAEIFLTQAGCQVLLAEDGFDALAKITDHRPDVIFVDIMMPRLDGYQTCALIKKNPLLSSTPVIMLSSRDGLFDRARGRMVGSDEYLTKPFTKDSLLKAVASHAAAGRTPIASP; the protein is encoded by the coding sequence ATGGACATTGCCGGGCTGAAGGTGATGGTCATCGACGACAGCAACACGATCCGGCGCAGCGCCGAGATCTTCCTCACCCAGGCGGGCTGCCAGGTGCTGCTCGCCGAGGACGGCTTCGACGCGCTGGCCAAGATCACCGACCATCGTCCCGACGTGATCTTCGTCGACATCATGATGCCGCGCCTCGACGGCTACCAGACCTGTGCGCTGATCAAGAAGAACCCGCTGCTGTCGTCGACGCCGGTGATCATGCTGTCGTCGCGCGACGGGCTGTTCGACCGCGCGCGCGGGCGCATGGTCGGCTCCGACGAATACCTCACCAAACCCTTCACCAAGGACAGCCTGCTCAAGGCCGTGGCCAGCCACGCCGCCGCGGGCCGGACCCCCATCGCCTCACCCTGA
- a CDS encoding rubredoxin, translated as MCLICGFIYDEAAGLPDEGIAPGTRWEDVPPNWTCPECHARKEDFEMVEL; from the coding sequence ATGTGCCTGATCTGCGGCTTCATCTACGACGAGGCCGCCGGACTGCCCGACGAGGGCATCGCGCCGGGCACGCGCTGGGAAGACGTCCCGCCGAACTGGACCTGCCCGGAGTGCCACGCGCGCAAGGAAGATTTCGAGATGGTCGAACTCTGA